CCAATGCCGAAGAAATCGAATCGGAAGGAATTAAGATCTCCGGTTTAATTTGTAGAAATTTCAGCTATCATTATTCGAGACCGGCAGCAGACGAAGCGCTGGAATCTTTTATGAATCGCAACAAATTATTGGCAATTAGTGATGTAGATACACGTGCCCTGGTAAACTATATTCGTGATAACGGAGCTATGAATGCCGTTATAACTACCGAAGTGGATAATATCGAAGGTCTAAAAAAGCAATTAGCAGAAGTCCCCAATATGGAAGGTCTGGAATTGGCAAGCAAGGTCTCAACCAAAGAGCCGTATTTCTTCGGTAAGGAAAACGCCACCTACAAAATTTCAGCCTTAGACATCGGAATTAAAAAGAACATTCTACGCAACCTCGCAAACAGAGATTGTTATGTAAAAGTATTTCCCTACAATGCTAGTTTCGAAGAGATGGAAGCCTTTCAACCCGATGGCTACTTTTTGTCCAACGGACCGGGCGACCCACAACCTTTGAACGATGCAATTGAAGCCACAAAGAAAATTATTGCTTCCGGAACTCCTTTGTTTGGAATATGCTTAGGGCATCAGATAATTGCCTTGGCCAATGGGATTTCAACCTATAAAATGCATCACGGGCATAGAGGAATTAATCATCCTATCATGAATTTGCTAACCGGAAAAGGTGAAATTACCTCTCAAAACCACGGATTTGCTATTAGTAGAGAGGAAGCCGAAGCACATCCCGATATCGAAATTACACATGTGCATTTAAATGATCATACAGCAGCAGGGATTAGAATAAAAGACAAACCTGTCTTTTCGGTACAATACCATCCGGAAGCAAGTCCGGGACCACATGATGCATCGTATCTTTTCGATGACTTCTTAGCAAACATTAAAAAACACAAACTACAAACTGCATGAGCATTATCATAGACATTCACGCCCGACAAATTTTTGATTCCAGAGGAAATCCAACTATCGAGGTCGATGTTATTACCGAAAACGGGTTTTTGGGCCGCGCAGCGGTACCTTCAGGTGCTTCGACAGGAGAACATGAGGCCGTTGAAATGCGGGACGGAGGGGATGCCTATATGGGAAAAGGAGTTTTGAAGGCCGTTGAAAAAGTAAATGGTAAAATAGCGGGAACACTCCTGGGAGTTTCAGTATTTGAAC
This genomic stretch from Ulvibacter sp. MAR_2010_11 harbors:
- the carA gene encoding glutamine-hydrolyzing carbamoyl-phosphate synthase small subunit, giving the protein MKYQNRKKALILLADGTIFYGKAVGGKEGSAFGEVCFNTGMTGYQEIFTDPSYFGQLMVTTNAHIGNYGANAEEIESEGIKISGLICRNFSYHYSRPAADEALESFMNRNKLLAISDVDTRALVNYIRDNGAMNAVITTEVDNIEGLKKQLAEVPNMEGLELASKVSTKEPYFFGKENATYKISALDIGIKKNILRNLANRDCYVKVFPYNASFEEMEAFQPDGYFLSNGPGDPQPLNDAIEATKKIIASGTPLFGICLGHQIIALANGISTYKMHHGHRGINHPIMNLLTGKGEITSQNHGFAISREEAEAHPDIEITHVHLNDHTAAGIRIKDKPVFSVQYHPEASPGPHDASYLFDDFLANIKKHKLQTA